The following nucleotide sequence is from Populus nigra chromosome 15, ddPopNigr1.1, whole genome shotgun sequence.
CAAATCTATCTtacaaaatcatgaaactctaaaaaaaatctaaatttattatttttgttgtgtatATGCGTTTCAAGAAACCCAATAGATAATATTATAACTCAAACTCGAGACTTCAACCATCTTGCAAAATCGAGATTCAAAATGCACCGTCTTACAAAATCAAGAATATATATTAGTGAATCATCTAGTAGGTGACCTAGTGGTAATTAAGAGCTTGGAACCAAGGGGTTTACCTccttgtggttgctaatatgatagccaccggaggcttacatggtcgttaacttcagggcttgggattagttgaggtgtgcGCAAGCTGGCTCGGACACttacgttaataataataaaaaagaatatatattagtGAGCTACAACTTCATTGTTATATTCTATATATATGAGTAAATTATTCATGTTTAATGGTTTAATCTATTATAGGGTGGTCTTAATTTAAATCTATccgatattattatattaattagaaaattgaATAAAGCAACTGTCAAAAATCATCTTAATGtaaacttaaactattaaataaaattttaaaaataacttcataTTACTTTCTAATAACAACAAGCATTCTCGATACACAACATAATATAGAAGGAATATTTCTATGATAATCAACATGTAACTCTTTCTAAAATGAAGTGCTGAGAATCAAGAGGCGCGAGTGCACTTCCATTTATTACTCAagcagcatatatatatatatatatacatttaggCCAATTGGGAAGACAGTGTGTAGGATGTACTAGGTTTGAGACCTGCATTTCACAGCGGGTACTGTGTTGCACAAACATGAGAATGTTTTTAGGAAGAGGAATGAAAATGTagcatttttaagaaaaaagttttgcGTGCAGCTGAAGGGAAGGAATCCAAAAATAAGCAGTAAGATTTTGTAAAGGTAGTTGAAGTCATGCGGTTAGTTATTCCAAACCAACAGTCCGCACAAATAATGATTAATCTGTGTCTTGTTTACCTGAGCTTAGAAAgcatttcacaaaaaaatcaaatatcgcAGTAAAAAGTATACAAGGAGGTAGACAAAaagcaagatatatatattagtaGTACTGTATGATGTTTATATTTACAGCACGATACATGTAGTATCGGATAGTAGGTGCAAGATTTTAGCTAATTACGTAGCCAAGGAGGGTCAGTTCTTTACTATACAAACCTAGCAAAACGTTTCTTAAACACAATTTAGCTGTGATTTAGATGCATGTAGCATTGGGCATTAGCTGTCAAAGCTTAGCTGATAACATAGCCAATTAATGGGGCTTCACATGTTTAGGTATGATTTATACAATCAAAAAGTTTGTGTCAAAAAAGGGCTTCACATGTTTCTGGTGGTGCTGTGTCCATATCAGAGTTCCTGTGAACAACATTGAAGACAGCAAGTTAGATTCTTGTGGCGTCGCAGCTGAGAAAGTTGATTGAATTGACAGAAaacaacaatttaatttatagaaAACAGTTGTAAATCGTTTTGGTTCGAATGTGTAGCAGAGGAGGATCAATATACTAATGAGGATCAGTCTAATATGAGATAAATGAAATTGAAGGGCTGAAAAGAGTGAATGGTACTGATCGTTTGATGTTAGGTGGGAAACTCTGAATGACCATATGTAAAGATAATGTTTCCTATCTGTTTTCAACATTTTGATAGGGATGGTTGAATGCAAGTTGTAATTAGGCATTCTAATTCATTAATTACTCAGATTTTATTTGTCATTGTAGTCCaaccgtgtttttttttttaaattaaatatattttcaaatgaaaaaactttaaaaaacaacatttactaTACTTCCAATCAGTTAATGAGTCCATTGTAAGATAAGTGTTTACAAACAAAGACGTGGAGCTTTTTGCCTTCTTGGATGGCGGGGCTGATTCATCGTTGTTTGCAGGAGAAGCTTTCTGCTGAAGAGATTCCAACGAACTTGGTGCGCTATCTTTTAGTGATGCCTGAGAATCTGGGATGCTGGAGAAGCATACATCTTATTTGTGTGTAAATCCAAGGTTGTGAGACAGTAGCCGACAACAGCATCTtacatgatttgtgtttttcgAACTAAAAAACGAAAGTGTGTTATGTTAGGATTTCATTGTGTGTATATACATTGCTGATGACCGCGAAAGATGGAGGAGTTTCTTGCTGAGTTATATGCCCACTAATTGTACCTATAATACCTATAAGATTACACGTCTAGTTGAGATCCCACACAAAGTTCATTAACTAGCACTCGGTTACgacttggataaaaaaaattaccaaaataaaatatatagctagcaatgtatttttttttagcagcaattaatatttttattgcgGGTCAAAAAACTATTATGAAGGACTGTAAAGAATAGAGCGccactaatattataaaaaacaatattataagatttcatgaaaaaaacaaataatatttaatcaaacaacaaacaaaacatacggcgatcaaataaaatcatagaataaaagagaaatgatttctttaaaaaattggaACTTCAATGgcatccaataaaaaaattcaaattattttttagtctatATAACATCACAAAACTAGTCATGCATGCACGTTGGTCAggcctcttatttttttttttattaaaagatggatgcctttaatttttttttaagaacatagTCGTTGCAACCAGATGGACTGCAAAAAGCTTGgccatttgatattttatatctaaaaaatcgaaaacactataaaagtttttataaaCTCATTCAAGACCTCAAATAActcaaaaactaataaataaaaaaactaaaattaacccaaattaaaaacatatctcAACACCATACAATGAACACTTAGATGAAACtttcattattaaataaaacttattaacaccaaaattaattttttttatcaacataatCAGCATCAATCAAGATGGTCTCTTCAACCTAAATCCAactgctctttcttttttctttcaaactagaaattaaaaaaataaataaataaaattttaaaataaaattgaattttaaaaaactaaaacaaccaaaaatttaaaaattgaaaagtaggaccaaactaaaatttttgcataaacttttaaattgcCACCTATTTTCCATGCTTTGTCCACTTTGgttcttttatctttcaatcTTGCCTTTCTTGGCAAATAAGAAGCAATTGACCATCACTTTAACCACAAAAAGATtcaattgagaagaaaaaaaagaaacgatGACCAAAACAAAAGGTTACTACAACAATCCACATTATGCTGTGAGAGGTCTCACAGTGGCATGGTATCCAATAAAAACAGCACGCCATTCAAAAGGGAGgaccaaaaaaccaaaaaagaagcaAACGCAACCACTGCAACCTGAACCTGTGAACCTTAACAAGCAAGCAACGCAATTTACCGGGGTAAGATTGTGAATACCCTACCTACACCCATCACATGGAGGCCATGTCATCAAGATTTCTAAACAGCGGCTGAAAATTGACATGCCAGGGGTTTGCAAATTAGATACAAAAATGCATGCAGGAAAAATATCTAAAGCAAGCATACATTGCCAAGTCAAGTGCAAAGACACATTCATTGCATGAACATTCTTTTCATTAATAACCTACTAATATTTGATACCCAAAGCTGTTCCACTGAACCTCCACTTAAAGAACCAGGAATGACCATTACTTTCCCCTGTGATGTCATAAAATAAAACCGTTAGGAACATatgaggagggggggggggggggggcatagGGAGTTTTGGTTCAGCTTACGTGTTCATCATCAGAGTAATGTTGTCTCCTTTAAGAAGAATCCTTCCTGTAAAACATAAAAGATGTATCTTAGAGCACGCATAAATAATAGAAAGaggtgaaaaaataagaatgtAATTACCTAAAGACTTTCTGCTCTTTTTCTTGATATTGACTTCTTCAGCATCTTCCAAAACCAAATTCATGTACTCATCAAACCCCTGCCAACCATAAAAACACCAGAATGACTCAGAAGCGAAGCAATATAAAAGCTGACCATGGATATGCTCCAGGCTTGTATGTGCAAGTCCCAGAGAACAAGTGTTTGGAAACCAAAAGGTAAGCATTTTCTATCTTCTATTGTTCAGCAAGAAATCCAAAAGACATCTGAAATGGGGAATTGGATGGGTGATGATTACTTTTAAAGGACTTGTTAATCCCTGAAGCACCTGAAAATCTGAAACCAGCTCAAGGCACAGATGTGTAGTCCCAAAATATGTGCTTCTATATCATCCTCAGAGGGAGTTGTGCAAGGCCACAAAGAACACTACTAATCATAACACATATACTATACAATTTATACTCAGAAAATTGCAAGTATGGACTCTTACACAGTTTCAAAGTAAACACCACTTGTTCATAAAACCACTCAGCTACTTGCAAGAGCCTATTAATTTTTATCTGATTACGTCTAAGTATTATAAGTAGATGTGCTATAAACTACAATATTGGTTTGTGTGCCATGCCCAAACAATGTTTATATAATGCCTCTTAACCAAAGTCATTACTCACATATGATCAAGGAAGAAACATATGATAAAGTCATAAATGAATATGTTCACGCAAATAGAACAGAAACACCaaaaaagagtgaaaaacaaaatgcagttCCGTTCAAATAAATGACCAATTAAATGAGCTTCTAATGTATTATAGACTCTATGTATGATCACTTTCCTCTGGATCTTGAAGCTAATCCTCCAAAAGGCTTCAAGCTTTTAAAGAATGAGTTTGCAAGGAGAATCAACTGATTTGTTCAGTTCTGAGTACCTACGACCCCTATCTTCTTGAAAAATTTGTTTGACAAGATTTTGCCAAAAAGAAGACAAGAACATAGGAGAAAACTAGATTTCAATGATTTAAGGTAGACTTTAACAATACAAGGATATTTCGAAGCTGCAAACAGAAGAAAAATCTATTAAGAAAACTGAAAGATAGGGTCAGAGTGTTGACTCTGATCAGATTGTCAATCCTTTTATGCTCTCTCATTTTTGCTGATGAGGTTGATTCTTAAAAGTAAAATGGTTTAAAAGAAAGTGGAGATCTTATTAGAGGGTTATACTAATAGCATGCTATCTGCAGTTTGTTGGCAACACATTACCATTTCTACTAGGAAAGAGAGAAGTTTTTCCAGATGAGCTGCTAATATAGCAACATCTAGAAAAAACTTccacaacatatatatataaacagtggTAGATGGCAATTCTTCCCAATCTTTCGACAGATACACAATGCAGTAATGGCCAAAGAGTAATCTAGAAGTTCTTGATGGAAATCTATTGCATATTGTCTGTTACCTATTGGGCTTCTTTGGCCAAGTTTCCAAGCACATGGCTGGGTGGGGAGATGTACTCAATCCTCATTTTCCTCTTTATTACATATCCTTATCTAAATCTATGTGGTAGTGGCTAAGCAGACACAAGATGATTTGAGCAAGTTAGGCAGTCACAAAAAGCAAAGATAAGAAGAGATTAGTTGGTTCCTTGATAGCTGTTTTGTTATGCAACACCTAGTTTAGAAGAACATTTGTTTGAAGGAAATAAGGTCGTGGCCCTTACATCTAGACCTAATGCATTGTGACACAATGTCATCGAGAGTAtataagaaattcaaccaaATGATTATGCTAGCAAATTTGGCTCTCCTATCACCATGCAAGACCCTAGAAATACTACAGATTTCTGCCCAATTCTTTTCTATAGTAAAATAAAGAGTGTTGGTCTCAAATCTGTTTCTTCATGGATGTGTGGGAAGGGTGTGGGAGATGGggaaaaaatgttttcatttgATATGCATATTGGTCATggcttaatatatatgtattggGGAAGTTCATAAAGTGGGTGTTGGAGAATAAAAGAATTTGCGTAAAAGATGAGTATTAAGAGAAATATGCAACTGTGACAACTGACAACTGTTCGGTCTAGGAACCTTTTAGATGCCATCCCTAGTACAATTGTCCTACCAATGCTTTGCCTTGCCATCATAGATTTTTTTCTAAGGCATAAACCAGTCAACTAGGCATATTCAAAAAGATAACCAATGAAGCATGATGTTTGTTGACAATTAGTTCTTATTGGCAAAACCATAATTGGAATAAACCAGAAGTTGGGAGCTCCTTTGAATTCAAGTGTTTCACTTTCAAGTTAAGCAACAGTAAGGGAGGTATATATGCATCACAACTGCCTCAACACCTTAATCAACATTAAATTAGGTGCATCAGTGATGAGTTAAGTTCAATTTGCCTTATAGATGCCTAGATCCCAACATGCCAAAAGAGGAGATTGAAGACAATATTATCCACGGAATCAAGGAGAGAAGGTGTAGgtatgaataaaatattttatgatagtAAAGTATCAATTATGCAGATGCATAAATCCTATAAGACTGAGATTACGCAGACTCCACAGcatgtcaaataaaataagcacAACTGAGTTGAGAATGTAAATATTCTATTCATGTAACCTATAAAATTTTATCCACCCATTTCCACTAATCGTAAAAGCTATTCacattaaattcaaataaaattacatgtACCAGCACATAAACAGATACGCTCTTCTCTAAGCAGTTAACAACCAGAACGGCCTCATGAGGTGCCAGTAGCAACCttacaataaaaataccaaGTGGAATGCACAAACAAACATGCATATATACATTTTCCTACATAAAAGCGCGTCatccataaaacaaatcaaCCCAAGTAAACTTTATATTGGTTCAATTCAAAACTTACAATGATTCGGCCTTCAATCCTCAAGTCCTTCTGCTCAAAAAGCCAAATCTGAATGCGAGCTTTCTGCATCcacaaaatagaaaagaaaaaatagatttaaaactCAACAACCCAttaacaaacaacaaaaaataagcaGACCTGGAAGAGAAAACCAGTAAACGAGGCAAACAGTGACTTACACTTTGAAGAAACCTGAAAATCAAGTTCTGAAGTAGCAGAAATtcacaaggaaaaagaaaaggtaatatCAGTAAACAGAGAAACTATCAAAAACCctagaacaaaaataataagtaacTAGACGTACAATGGGTTGGGTCATAATACGCTGCACTTTGGTGCTCGCCATGGCTGTGAAGCTCTCGAGGATTTTTGGGCACAGACTAGTGTAATTGTAGAGATGTTTAAACCCTAAACCACACGGCCTTTAGAGAGCGTTCACGAGAGAGGGAGGGACTGTTTAGTACGATTGGCTTGTTACAAAGAGCTGGAGGACATAACGAGAGAGTTAGTTGATCACTTTAGTCCCTGTAgtttaataaaactatataactaatccctatatttttaaatatgtttgtgAGTTaatgattttgtcaattttatgttttttttattgggaaaaaggaaaaaaagataaatagataagaaaaattaattaaaaaagataaattcgAATATAGTAATCGGTTGCTTTCACACCAACATTAAAGaaagaatcaaaatattatagagTTAGATATTATAATTTAGTCTTTATAGTTTATAAAAATAGACTAAATCTATTGTTATGAAATATAAATGGTTGAATTTTGTACTCTTAATATGTTTGAATGAAGGTCATATTGTTATGAAATCGTCATATGATTCATTCTGGCCCAAATTCTCTGATgaagacaatatatatatatatatatatatatatatatatatatatatatatatatatatatatattatgatcaCAGGTATAATCCAACCGTTGTACAATCAGATTTTGTCCATTTTTGGAGTGATTTCTTAGAAGGTGGGATCATTTATTTGCATGGAGGTGAGAAATGAGAGTTGTTGGAGCGATTCAGCTCGCTGTGGAGTATTGGTTGATGTCTTTCGAATGTGATCCGAaaacgtgttttttaaaattttaaaatatatatttttttgttgttaaaaattaatttttatatttttaaattattttaatttgttgatttcaaaaataatttttaaaaaataaaaaaatattattttaatatatttttaaataaaaatactttaaaccgcAATGATTATTTCAATCCCAAATAGGTTCATAAACCACTTGCTGCATGTGTCTGGATCAAGTTACTTGATTAGATTAATGTATATGTTTGCTTTTAAGATGTTTGATTGTCTAATGATAGCtgcttttcaaaattattttcacttaaaaatacataaaaaatatattttttattttttaaaaattattttttatatcaacgaATTAGAATGATATAaagtactaaaaaaaatattaatttaaataaataaataaaataaattttttaaaaaacacattgaaaacgtaaagacaaaaacaagaataatttttgttacttACGTGGATGCAGGGAGCATCTATCCAAGGATTATGACCTGTGAATCCGACAAGGTTGCGCAGGctgaatatgggttatggttgctGGCATCTCCAATGAAGAAGGCACGAATTGGTTGATCTTGTGACTTGCAGACCTAGAGCTCGGCTCACGTCTGCATGTCTGATGACACGCTtgaaccttataaaaaaatataagcacaAAGAAATACCGAATATTGCCAAAAAGAATCTCAATAacaatttgtattttatattgaataattttatctaatgtattttaatgtattttgtctCTTCAAGAGGTTAATAACttcttaaatagaaaaataattaatttgtacaaGGTAggaaatcataataataattcaaaaaggataaaaaaaaaccatataattagaaattaaactataaaataaaaaggaaaacaatagaATTTGCTAATTAAACAACATCATTCAAGCCTAATTtctttatttagttaattattatcaaatgaTTTCTTTACTGTTTTTCTATTGTTGTTGTCTCCTTCTTAGATTagattattagatttattacATTTAAGTCAATTTCATAACTCaagtaataaattttttataaaaaaaacaatttcatcaccaaaatatttttttacataaaaaaaatagatggaaaGACGGCACGGTACAAGGCATCATCTAGTCTTTACTAGGTGCGTCGTTGTTATCAAATATACTTccattttatttagttaattattgcCAAATTGTATTTGAttgataaatattgaaaaaacatatctacCGAGTCCAAATTTCAAGCTGAAGAAATGTCAGAGAAAAAACGCACACATATGTTATAGCTAGCCTATATGCTTGGTCTCTTAGCTAAGAACTACATAtgatcttgtttttatttttttacgaaTAAATGGCAATTCCGAAGCAGAAATTCACCCTGCCTTTTTTCACCCTTCTCTTGGTTAATCTCTGGTCCAAGCAAATGGTGATCATGGCAATGGAGATTATACCAATAGGAGCAGTTCTTGATTTGAACTCTACAGTTGGAGAAATGGCAGAAAGCTGCATGTCCATGGCAGTCTCCGATTTCTATGCTCgtaatgttgattttaaaacGAGACTCGCTCTTTTCACTAGGGATTCCAGCAGTGATGTCGTTGCCGCAACTTCTTCAGGTATATGTGTAAATTCTCATAATTTTCTCTCACACGCACAAGGCAGACAGGAGGTTTAGCTTCCGGGAAGTACATGATAGTTGCTTTATGTTTAAATGACTTTGTCAAAAAGTGAATTGCGCTTTAAAAAAGGGCACTTCGTTTTTCCCCAAGAGAAGAAGTATGCAaggcaacaaaagaaaaaaaaaagccttttttATCGTTTCTACAAAATCCCATCTCCAAGTTTATTTGTTTCATGCAAAGTCCCTCATGAACCTTTGCTGGCTTGATCTCTCTGGTTGAAGTGCTGAATTGTTGTAAAACATTTTCAAACTTCAAACTTAATCTCCTGTTACTGACTTGTGGTTTTACTGAGTCAAAAGTCAAGAACAAactaataaatcaataattaacaaatacacTTTTGATGCTGTTTGTGAAAGGGTCGGCTATTTGATCCTCCACTACTCTCAGCTTGTATTTTTGTTCTCATTTACTATTGACACTGATCAAATTATCGGGTCCTTATCTATATAACTTCTACTTTATTTGGTCTAAAATCTTTAGAAGTTGATGAAAAGGGATTCAGATGCTACTGAATTGTATATGGTATAGGGCTCGTTTGAGATCTAAAGGCTATAACTTATAATGGTGATCCTACTGGTACCAAGGTTTAATTGCTTACCTGTTTAATTATGATGGTGCAATTCTGCTTTGTATCTGTTTTGGTTCCCTCTGAGTTTTTGGACTGTGTTATGGTCTTAATCTGTCTGTTCTCTACTGCAAACCTTTCTTATTGCCCGTGTAGACTAAGTGCATGTAAAGCTTTTAGAGAAGGTACTTGTAACCAGAAACTGAAATCATGATGGTTCAGACTCAATTCCGAAGCCACGGTATATATCACAGCTTCCTATCTTGAACTGGTTACGTCTATTGGAGGCAGAAAAGTAACAGTGGCCAAACAAAACCACACACACAGGCACGCTGTTGTATTCTTCCGATCAACATTGTAGAATTG
It contains:
- the LOC133674070 gene encoding uncharacterized protein LOC133674070, whose product is MASTKVQRIMTQPINLIFRFLQSKARIQIWLFEQKDLRIEGRIIGFDEYMNLVLEDAEEVNIKKKSRKSLGRILLKGDNITLMMNTGK